The DNA region AAACATTAACGCTTGGGTTAAAGAGTCGAAATCAAAAGCAATTGGATCGATTTATTAATAACACGGTTAATCCCAAGAGCAAGAGTTATCGTAAGTACTTAACGCCCAAACAATTTGGTTTGAAATACGGGCTTTCAAATCAAAACGTCAAAGTGGTTAAGCAATACATGGCAAAGCACCATCTTAAGACGACTGTGTACCCGGGAAATATCGTGATGACGGTAACTGGGCAAACTAAGCATATTGAAAAGACCTTTGGAATTAAAATTAAACAAACTACGAATCAAAAGACCAATCATCAGGTCGCGACCGGCAATGCCAGGTTGCGGGGTGGCGTTAATAATTACATTCAATTTATTGATCAATTAGGCCTTAAACTCCACCTCACTTCTGACCGGGTGAATGCCAGTGGAAATCAAGTAAGTGACCTTAGTAAAATTAAGGATGCCAACGTGAGTGATCGTTCTTATCGTAAATTTGGCCGGGCTTATCAGACCGGTTCGCTATACCGAAAGGGTCATTATGGTCAGGGGCAGACGATTGGAATTATGGCTAGTGGTGATTTTAAGCTGAGCGATGTGCAAGCATATTTGAAACAATCCGGGGTCAATGCTGATACTAGCCGGATTAAAAAAATCTACGTTAGTAAAACCCGCTCAACGGATAAGGGTGATCGAGAAGAGGTCACGATGGATACCGAACAGGCAAGTGCAATTGCGCCTAAGGCAAAAATCAACGTCTACATTGGAAACGATTATGATGCTGATTACTTTATCCCGTCGTTTGCAACTGCCATCGGCCGCGATAACGTGGACGTAATCAGCAGTAGTTTTGGTGCGGTGGAAGCTGCCTTTAAGAAGGGCAGCCCGGTAAATAAGGGTGAAACTAAATTAATGAATTTACTCCTAAAACAGGCTGCTGCTCAGGGAATTAGCACCTTTAATGCTACTGGTGATAGCGGTGCATATGCATTTGCGAATGGCAGTTTGGATAAGTCGGTGGGCTTACCAGCTGCGTCACCTTACATTACTGCGGTCGGCGGGACCACGTTACCATTTAAGAATTTAACCTTTGCTGAGGTGGCGAACTTTACCCCCACCACTGATAAGACCGTATCCTTGAATCATGAGGCGCCTTGGAGTGTTACGACTAGTTTGAACTACCTATTCGGAAATGATTACGTTAGTACGCAATATTTAAATTATCTAGAATCAAAGGCGCAAAATGAACAGGATAAGCAAAAGATTGCCACTGCTTTTAAACAAAGCGTGGATAAGAAGTTAACGGTCAATCCAGCAACGCTTAATGACATTTATGGTTCCGGCGGTGGTGGGTTTAGCACCTACTTTGCACTTCCTGATTATCAAAAGAACGTTAGCGGAGTGGGTAGCTACTACGCTAGACAATATATTAATTTTAAAACGGGTCGGCTAAATCAAGCGCCGCAGCTGATTAAGGGGCATGCCAGCGGGCGAAACGTTCCTGATATTTCTGGGAATGCTGATCCATTTACCGGCTACAACATTTATATGGATGGCAAAAACCATCCCTTTGATGGAAACGGAACGAGTGTGATCACACCCCAAATCGCAGCAATGGCGGCAGTCATTAATAGCGCGCAGGGCAAGCGAATGGGCTTTTGGAATCCGCAAATTTACCGCTTTGCCAAGCTTTCAAACTCACCATTCACACCGTTAGATAAGACGACCGATAACAACCTATACTACGTAGGCCAACCAGGAAAACTTTATAACCAGGCTACGGGTTTAGGAACGGTTAACTTTACCAAATTAAACGCGGCATTTAAACGTGCTAAATAGTGATGAAATAATTAAAAGTCGGTTTCTTCAATTTATTGAGGAAACCGTTTTTTTAATTGATTTTTGAATCAATGAAACAGCTAATCCCATATGGTATTGATATTGTAATACAGGAGTAGCATAATATTAGTAATATGTAGTTAACAACGTTGAATTAGTAATTGATTGCGGAACTTAATTGCATGCTATTTTAAGATGGGGGATACTAATTCAATGATATACAATAAATATAAATATAATAAAGCAAATGAAAAAAAGGTGCTTAAAAAAGTTAAGAAACAATGGGTGGTAGCATCAATATCGATGCTTAGTGTGTTAGGTGGCGCCGCTGTTATTTCACAGCAGTCAGTCAATGCTGATACGTCAGCAAACCACTCGCTTTTAAGTTCAACTAGTTCAGCTAGTAGCTCTGATAGTAATGGTACATATCAAAGTGACACGAACCAAAGCGTTGCTAGTGGTGAAACTACTGCTGCTACGGGTACCAATAGTGCTAGCCAGGATCTAAACACCGCTAGTAGTGGTGTTACTAGTAGCGAATCGACAGCCAGCAGTGGATCCAATCAATCGAGTTCCACTAGTAGCGAACAGTCAGTCAGCAGTACCGCTCAATCAGCTTCAACGGGGACCTCTGCATCGGAAACTAGTACCAGCAGTTCGTCGCAAACCATTAACTGGGGCGCACTATCAAAGTCAGACTCAGATAATTTACAATTATTATTTAGGGATGGCAATGATGCTAACAGTACCGCTAACCAATCGGATGTCGATTCTGCCAATAGTGCTAGTTCTGATATTGACAGCTATGTAAATAATACTAATCAACAAAGTTACGTTATGAATGACTATGTTAATAGCCCGAATAACTCTGGGAACGCTGCCATGAGCACCGCCCACGATTCATTTCATGCCGCTAGTTCGGCACTATCATCGCTGCAATCCGTTGCCAGTGATGCGTTGACGGTTACCAATTCACAAAACCAGGTCGTAATGAGTCAATCATCAGTTGCTGACCACGCAAGTGCAATGGCGACGTTAAACGCTAGTTTGGCTACCGTTAATACTAGTCTGGCTAATTCTGCTGCTCAGGCAAAGGATTCGGCCCAACAGAGTCAGTACCAATCGATTGCTGATCACTATACCTCCGTTGCCAATCAATTAACGAGTGCAGCAGCTGCTGCCCAACAGAGTGCTAGCACCGCTAGTCAATCAACTGCCAGTGCCATTAGCAATGTCATTAGTGCTCGCGATCAGGCTAACCAGGTCAATCAAATGATGACATCGGCGATTGCAGCCGCTGTGACGGCTAGTCAGGCTGTGATCAATGCAGTGCTTGCGAACGACCATGCCAATCAAGCTGCTTCTGCATTTAACATCATTGATAATGATTACTATACCAATACGCAGTCTGCGGTTGCTGGAACTAACGACGATCAATTAACAGCGGGATTAGCATCGCAACAAGTGGACTTACAAAGCTCCAGTGCCAGCGATTTTAAAACGGCCACCACTTCAATGGAATTTGCAGTGCCTAGTAACTCGGCTGTGTATTCAATGGCTAACGTTGTTTTTCAGGCACTATCGACCATGAGTTCGGCCTCAAGTGTTGCTAGTGTAGAATATTTACAGACCAGTACTGCATTTTCGGTAACTAGTTCTTACAATGATTTAGTTAGCCACGCCGACTTTTTAGCTTCTAATGCAACCGTTAGTGCAAATAGTTACTTTGCCTTAGCAAGTAGTTATGCAAATGCTGGTGATAATGAATCGGCGTCTTCTGCACAATTACTAGCCAGCTCCACCGCTAGTGTGGCCATTTCAGCCCAAGAGATTGCGAGTGCGGCTAATGATAGTGCAAATGCGACTAGCATCGGTGCGGATTAAATCACTGCAAATGTGCAGTCAGCATTGCGGACGGCTAGTTCTGCCAACCAAGTGGCCAGCCAAGCAGTGGTGGATATGCAATCTAACATCAACCTTGCCGCAAGTAGTTTCAATTCTAATAATGCAGTCCTGAGTTTGGTGACTAGTGAAATGAGCCAGGTAATTGCCACTAGTAGTGCCGCTGAATCAAATGCGAGTGCTGCTGCTTCAAATGCAATTACAGCATCGAACACGGTATCAATGATCAGTAGCACCAATGACGTCGCAAATTCAATTGCGAACCTGCTTAGCGGGTTATTGGCAATTAATGGGAATAACGCGACGGTTAGTTCTGCTGCTAATCAGGCCACTCAAACTGCAGAACAGGTCACAAGCTTGCTTAATGATGCTAACCAACACTTTAGTACGCTTGGCCAAAACAGTCTGGCTGCTGTGTTTGCAGCTTCAGCCGTATCAAATGAATATGTAACTGCTGGTAACTTAAATAATCAAATCTTTTCATTACTATCATCATCGGCAAACACCGCCCTTACGAATGGGGATTTAGCTGCCGGAGCTGCTTATAGTCAACTCGCTAGCCAAGTCAATGAGCAGTTTAAACAGGCTGCAGCCAACACCAGTAACCAATCAAGCGGATTGGACACTGCAATTAGTGGGGTCAGTAGTGCAGCTAGTCAGATTGCAACGGATCAAAGCGCCGCTAGTTCAGCGATGGCAACGCTCCAACAGCTCCAAACACTAGGGCTATCCGCAGCTAGTAATCGGGATACGACTACCCAGAAGCAAGCTATTTTAAGTGGCTATTCATCAGCCGTAAATAGTTTAATGGCATCAGCCACGACTAATCTTAGTCGCGCTAATTCTTACGTTAGCGATGCTGCAAACACGAACCAAGTAACCGTCGGATTAGTGGGCACCATCAACAGCCTTAATCAGCAGCTGAACCAGTTAGCTAGTGCTAATTCATTGAACACGACGATTGCTAGCTTGGCAGCATCTGCAAATTCATTGAATACCTCCTTTAGCAGTGCAGCTAGTGTTACCAATGCTGAAACCAGCGTTGCCTCCAATTTTGCTAACTCGATCAACGCCATTCAATCTAGTAATAATGCTGAATTATATACCAGCTTTCAAGGTGCAGTTAGCATCGTAACTGCTAATGAGCAGTCGGCAAATTCTGCATATTCCGCTGGCAATCAAACAACTGGGGATCAATTTACCAGTAATGCCAATTCCGCACTTAGCAACGTTAGCGAATTAGTATCTGCAATTCAAAATAACGCTAATTCGATTCAATCCGAAACGGCAGTTGTGAGTCAAGCGGCATTTAGCGCCTATTTAGTATTGCAATCCACTAGTAATACTGCTTCCAACGTCGCCAAGTCGTTTGTGGCTGCCAGTGCTAATTACAATGTAGCTAGTGTCGGCATCCAAAGTGCCCAAGCCGCCAGTACTGCCGTTAGTGCCATGACTGCTTCGATTGCTGCTAACACTGCTCAGGGCAGTTCGGCCGTTACCGCCGCCACTGGGTACCAAAGTGCAGCAACGCTAGCTAATCAAGCGGTAACTAATGAGACCGCATTTGTTAACTCGATCGCAAATGTCATTTCTAGTTACCAAAGTAATGACCAGTTAAATAGTAACTTTGCGGATGCAATGAGTACCGCAAGTGATCAAATAGCTAACATTAACATGTTGAACGTCGATGCAAGTAATCAACTATCAACTGCTAATAGCGCCAACACCATGGTCAGCACCCAAAATGACGTGATTAATTCCGCTGCCGCCGCCATTCAATCTGCTAATTCGGCCGCAAGTGACAATACCCAATTGGCTAACTCAGCTTATCAAACTGGCGATTTACAAACTGGTGGCGTGCACACCGCATATGCCCAATCTGCCGTTAGCTTCGCAAGCATGCAAACGAGTATCATGGCAAGTGCGATTTCAGCCCTTCCGGCACTACTAAGTTCCGCTAGTGCGGCCGTTTCGATGGCAAATGATGATCAACAAAGCACGGCTTCCGCTAGTGCGGTGATGAGTACTTTATTATCCAGTGTCGTTGCTAATAATGCCCAGACGAACCAGTCCATTGCTAATGATATTAACACCAACAGCCAAGTTGCCACCCAAGCAAACGCAACCGCCAGTTCGGCAGTTAGCTATGCTAACCAAACGATTATGGCTGCTTCACAAAATAATCAACAACTAGCTAGCGTTAGTGCGGAACTAGCAGCTGCCGTCAATAGTGCTGATCAACAAACGACTTTATTTAATAGCTACTCGAGTGCCCCCCAGAATCAGTCCAATGCCTCCATGGTGGCATTGAATAGTGACTTTACGAGTGCCAGTGCGACGTTCAATGATTTAGTTTCCAAAATCGCGGTGGTCTTCCAAGAGGCTAGCGGCCAAAGCACGACCGTGAGCGTTGCGATGAGTAACACAGTGCAAAATAGTGCCTTGACTAGCATTAACGCTAGTTTGGTTGCAACTAATATTGCTCAGGCGCAGGCTGCTAGTCAGATGCAAAATTATACGCTTACGGGTCAGTACACTTCAGCAGTAGCTAGTACTGCGGCCCTTAGTAATAGTTTAGCGAGTGCGACCCAAACAACCAGTACCATTGCTACCAATGCTAATGCAGGAATTCAGTTTGCATTGAAAACGGCGTTATCATTAAAAAATCAATTAGATACGGCTAGTGATTCCATGACCACTGCGCTAAATGCTGCTGCAGGATTGGTAAATAATAACCGCAGCACTAGTAACACTAGCGGGGTAGCAAGCGTTGCGGCATCCGTAAGCGCAGCGGTTAGTGCCACCGTTACCTCAGTGGCTGCTAAGGCCGATTCGATTACTGGGATGGTCAGTTCCACTGCGGTCGTGAATGGACAATTGACCAGTACGAACGATTCGATTGCGACCGCCGTTAGTGAGGCTGATCAAATTGCGCAGACGATTTTATCACTCGCAGCGCAAAACCATGCGGATAGTGGGGTGGTTCAATCAGTCCAAAGTATCACTACCAATCTATCGCAAGTCGGCAGCGTTGCTTCAAGTAACTACCAAAGTGCTCAAACTACAGTGCAATCGATTAGCGCTAACGCCACGATGTTTAGTGGATTAGTAACCACCATTCAATCACTAGGTGCCGTTAATCAACATGCCTATCAGAATGTTGACAGTGCGGTGAATGCCAATGATGCATCGACCGCAAGTGACGCCCTTAACAGCATGCTAGCTAATCAATCGGCCGTGAACACGCAACGGACGCAGGCAAATGCAACGATTGCGGACATGGCTAATTTAGCTGGGGACGTAAGCGCTACTAGCAACGCCCTCGATAGTGCAATGAACACGGTCACAAGTGCCACCGCTCAATTGAACTCAATGGCCGGGACCGTTCAATCTACTGCCGCACTTAATAGTCCATCCAGTGAGAACATTGATAACCTTCAGAGTTCAGCAGTGGCACTTACCAATGCGATTGCATCACAAGTAGCTAACTTAACGGGAATCAATAGCCAAGTGGCACCGTTAGTAGCGCAGATGAATTCGATATTAGCAACTAGCGCTGCAAGCGCTGATGTTGATCAATTAGCCCAGTTACTAAGTGCTAATCCGAACAATCAGTTGATTCGTTCTGCTAATCAAAGGGCCACTAGTGCAGCTGCCACTTTAAGCATGACCAGTGCCAATCTACAATCACAGGCCACCATTTTTAGTCAGGCGGTTCAAGCAGTGAGTCAAGCTGCTAGTACGGCAGTCCAAAACCAAAGTTCGGCCCACGCTACTGCGGATTCAATTAGCTCGCTAGTGAGTCTATTTGCTAGTGCCAACCAAAAGGGTGATCAAAGTGCTGAGGATGGCAATCGTCAACAGGCCACT from Nicoliella spurrieriana includes:
- a CDS encoding S53 family peptidase; this translates as MQHLKRMLIASVATLGMASLSLGISNVNASKIKYKAVAADKEQTLTLGLKSRNQKQLDRFINNTVNPKSKSYRKYLTPKQFGLKYGLSNQNVKVVKQYMAKHHLKTTVYPGNIVMTVTGQTKHIEKTFGIKIKQTTNQKTNHQVATGNARLRGGVNNYIQFIDQLGLKLHLTSDRVNASGNQVSDLSKIKDANVSDRSYRKFGRAYQTGSLYRKGHYGQGQTIGIMASGDFKLSDVQAYLKQSGVNADTSRIKKIYVSKTRSTDKGDREEVTMDTEQASAIAPKAKINVYIGNDYDADYFIPSFATAIGRDNVDVISSSFGAVEAAFKKGSPVNKGETKLMNLLLKQAAAQGISTFNATGDSGAYAFANGSLDKSVGLPAASPYITAVGGTTLPFKNLTFAEVANFTPTTDKTVSLNHEAPWSVTTSLNYLFGNDYVSTQYLNYLESKAQNEQDKQKIATAFKQSVDKKLTVNPATLNDIYGSGGGGFSTYFALPDYQKNVSGVGSYYARQYINFKTGRLNQAPQLIKGHASGRNVPDISGNADPFTGYNIYMDGKNHPFDGNGTSVITPQIAAMAAVINSAQGKRMGFWNPQIYRFAKLSNSPFTPLDKTTDNNLYYVGQPGKLYNQATGLGTVNFTKLNAAFKRAK